The Achromobacter deleyi genome has a window encoding:
- a CDS encoding amidase family protein, which yields MSDLWRLSAVELAALVRKREVSAVEAAQSALDRLDAVNPAINAVVDHRPEAVLEQAAEVDAALARGEAPGLLAGVPVTVKVNVDQAGFATTNGVSLQKDLIAAVNSPVVDNLRRAGAVILGRTNTPAFSLRWFTGNALHGDTLNPRNPALTPGGSSGGAASAVAAGIGHLAHGTDIAGSIRYPAYACGVHGLRPSLGRVPAYNAALPERSIGGQLTAVSGPLGRSMADLRLGLAVLAAPDPRDPWWAPAPLVGPDVPRRAALCVNPDGMETEPAVVKALQEAARRLSEAGWTVDTLDAIPPMQEAADLQIRMWMADGYDAMLAAAEKEGDRGALVALAGQRDKAASADLSSFSAVLTRRATLTRMWELFFAEYPVLLLPVSAELPFPDKLDLQGDAAYARVWRAQMTQIGVPFMGLPGLSVAMGSAMSSAGPSPVGVQVVAGRYREDLCLAVGEVIEAAGEPIRIAEPAPR from the coding sequence GTGTCCGATCTTTGGCGTTTGTCCGCAGTTGAGCTTGCCGCACTGGTCCGCAAGCGTGAAGTATCCGCAGTCGAGGCCGCGCAAAGCGCGCTGGACCGGCTCGACGCCGTCAATCCCGCCATCAACGCGGTGGTGGACCACCGCCCCGAGGCGGTGCTGGAGCAGGCCGCAGAGGTGGATGCCGCGCTGGCGCGCGGCGAAGCCCCGGGCCTGCTGGCGGGCGTGCCCGTCACCGTCAAGGTCAACGTGGACCAGGCGGGTTTCGCCACCACCAACGGCGTGAGCCTGCAGAAAGACCTGATCGCCGCGGTGAACAGCCCCGTGGTGGACAATCTGCGGCGGGCGGGGGCGGTCATCCTCGGCCGGACCAACACCCCGGCGTTTTCGCTGCGCTGGTTCACCGGCAACGCATTGCACGGCGACACCCTCAATCCGCGCAATCCGGCGCTGACGCCGGGCGGCTCGTCGGGCGGCGCGGCATCCGCGGTGGCCGCGGGCATCGGGCATCTTGCGCATGGCACGGACATCGCCGGGTCGATCCGCTATCCGGCCTACGCTTGCGGCGTACATGGCCTGCGCCCGTCGCTGGGCCGGGTTCCCGCGTATAACGCCGCCTTGCCCGAGCGTTCCATCGGCGGGCAGCTCACGGCCGTGTCGGGTCCCTTGGGCCGCAGCATGGCCGACCTGCGGCTCGGACTGGCGGTGCTGGCGGCCCCGGACCCCCGCGATCCCTGGTGGGCGCCGGCTCCCCTGGTCGGCCCGGACGTGCCCCGGCGGGCCGCGCTGTGCGTGAACCCCGACGGCATGGAAACCGAACCCGCCGTCGTGAAGGCCCTGCAGGAAGCGGCGCGGCGGCTGAGCGAAGCGGGCTGGACGGTGGACACGCTGGATGCGATTCCGCCCATGCAGGAGGCAGCCGATCTTCAGATCCGCATGTGGATGGCGGATGGTTATGACGCCATGCTGGCAGCCGCCGAGAAAGAGGGCGACCGCGGTGCGTTGGTCGCGCTGGCTGGGCAGCGCGACAAGGCCGCGAGCGCGGACCTGAGCAGCTTTTCGGCGGTGCTGACCCGGCGCGCGACGCTGACGCGCATGTGGGAATTGTTCTTCGCCGAATATCCGGTGCTGTTGCTGCCCGTGTCCGCCGAACTGCCGTTTCCCGACAAGCTGGACCTGCAGGGAGACGCCGCCTATGCACGTGTCTGGCGCGCGCAGATGACCCAGATCGGCGTGCCGTTCATGGGCCTTCCCGGCCTGTCCGTCGCCATGGGCAGCGCGATGAGCAGTGCGGGACCCAGCCCGGTCGGCGTGCAGGTGGTGGCGGGGCGCTACCGCGAAGACCTGTGCCTGGCCGTGGGAGAGGTCATCGAGGCGGCAGGCGAACCCATCCGCATTGCCGAGCCCGCGCCGCGCTAA